TGGAGAAAATATGTTACTAATTATTgtgagaaaatgttttttttattaagaAAAAACATTTCTCAGATCTTTTACCTAATGGTGGCGCTCTAAACATGTGCAAATTCCCATTGGAACACAGCCATTTAAAGGTGCAGGGCTTGTGCAACGTGTCATACGTTCATACATTTTTCATCGTACAGtgatgatatacagtaccagtcaaaagtttggacaaccACTCAGTCCAGGTGCCATGTAAATGGCTGTaagggagtcaggtgcaggagagcagctATTGGCTAGCCAAAGGAGCCTTTCATTTAGGCGAACCAAAAACATGGCAAAGTGAACACGAAATAACAATACGGGTTAACATAACCCAGCGCAACAGACTAACGTGCGCATAACATGAAACAGaataaacaataccacacaaagacattgggggaaacagagggtgaaATACACAGCAcataatgagggaaatgagaaccaggtgtgtgggaagacaagacaagacaaatggaaaaattaaaaatggatcggcgatggcaAGAAGaccgtcgaccgccgagcaccgcccgaacaaggagaggcatcgacttcggcagaagtcgtgacaccaggtttaaaaaataaaaacctattttctacattgtagaataatagtgaagacatcaaaactatgaaataacacatgtagtaaccaaaaaagatttaaacaaatccaaatatattttatactcgagattcttcaaattagctaccctttgccttgatgacagctttgcacacagtACCACAGTAGGAGTCACAATACCAAGcagtcaaacaaggaaatggttccaatcgtttttccaccagtCATTCCAAGGATTTCAGAACTCGGTCCACCAGAAAGTGGaaagcaacacttttgcagttctacTACTTGAGGTCTTTCAAAAAAAGCagcgttagaaaggattacctataCATaatgaccagctcatgttatagacagaagcaagCTACATGGCAAatcaatccgaactcatctctcggcatgtccagcccatccattatctcagccaatcacggCTAGCGGGAAGTTTCCTTGGCTAAACCAACTTGGCTCTAATTTAACCATTTTAtctgtatttacagatggcatacaagtttgttattaaggccaCATAAGGTTCACAaaaatagagtaccacagtatcataatacccataaaacctagcagtcaaacaagAAAAGGATACCAATAATTTTTACACCATAAATTTTTCCCATCGGGCATTGTAGAAATGCTTAAAATATGGGTTGTGTTTCGTGTTGGCTTACAATGgagtgatgttttgataaccgtgtacATCTCTCTAGgtcaaggtgacttttatcaatatatttgcctgtatttaccccccccccccaaatgaaatgctaattagctgctaatgtggcaatcataaagaactacaaattccatgatgatctggacgagaATCAGGGCAATGTGAAGAATCTCTGTCTGTTTGCTAAATTTAGTGATGAATATATTAGCTAAATTTCTTGAACAGCACAAtgctgtgaactgtcttgtgacaattttaaattgacacaatacctgttagcaaagttatcagctagagatgacgtgcagaagcttgcagggatttgtagtcttgcatgatgtctactttgatgctaattagcagtTGCGAATAtgagagtaaatagagctgaatatattgataaaagtctcCTTGtcagagagatttacatggttatcaaattGTCACACCACaataagcctacacgaaacacagcctttattttaagtgtttctaataCTCCCAAAGGGAAAAATTAATGGTAGAAAAACGATTGGACCCATTTTCCTGTTTGACAGCTAGGTTTTGTgagtattatgacacctccactgtggggctctattcaTGTGGAATtaacaaacacaaccacaacttTGACAATAGCCTACTTGCACAGCGTTCGACACACTACAATTCGTATCGAAAACATGATAGCAGCAAGTTCCACagtctggcttcatgaggaacagacatatttctaacaatgtcagactagtattagacgtacttgactactcagacctaataactgaggatagcttcatattatttttagatttttataaagcatttgacacagtagagcatcagtttctcttccactcccttgagAGACTTGGCTTTGGGGATTCTTTCTGTAAGGCTATTTAGACTCTCTATGCAAATGGTAACAGCTCTATGAAATTGAAATATGGCACCTCACCTAGATTTGAGTTAAAGagaggaattaggcaaggttgtCCTATCTCTCCGTACCTCtttttattaatcacccaacttcttgcaaattctttaaataatagtcctgtacaggttatttccatagctggtaaagaAATTATTATAAGCGATACTACACTTTTTATGAAAGATGCTAACCAAATTCCCATATCGATCAATGTGATACAATCCTTTTCCAAagcgtctggtctatatcttaacattaaGAAATGTGAACTCATGgctgtcaaagattgtgtgacaccttcatattatggtattccagtaaaagaagaacttacatatttaggcataaccattacaaaggatcagaagtctagaggcttacAAAATTTTAacccttttatttaaaaaaaacagaagaaactaaaatcaatggctacagagagacttatctttaaaaggtagagtcctaataaccaaggctgaaggtatctctagactaacatatggtgctctgtctttatatcttgaccataaaataagcaaggagatagaccagatgcttttcaactttctttggagaaaccgtacccattacattaggaaaactgttgtaatgaacacttatgagaatggtggactgaattttctggactttactactttaaataatacttttaagatcaattggataaaacaattaataataataataatactaataataataacaattcctaagaagacccacttctatctggaattttattcctcatcatgtctcctctacttttggtggccttaatttcatgttgttttgcaattataatattgacaaagttccagtgaaactttctgcttttcatcagcaggttttcttgtcattgtccttaatttataaacacaatttttctccacacagataatatatatggaataatcgggatatattgtataaaaatacctctctgtttttagaatattggtgccgaaataatatcctattggtgagccaactggtaaatgcagagggtcttttactcagttataaagaattcttatcactttacaaggtccctgtaacacctaaagattttgcaattgttttagatgccattccctcaggtgttgctctattattcaggaacgtgtcaagacctgaccctcagagcctacctgctattgaccctgttgactcatcagtaggaaatatttgtttctcttttggtccattcaacaacagagcgatacgatccttgtttcagcaggatgttgtatctatacctcatgtcatgccttattggaatggatttattgataatatctgttggaaaaaagtttggatgttgccacacacatacctacttgttaacaaaattaaggaagtttcctttaaaattattcataaatattatcctgccaaccactatatgaagaagtttgaggaaaacatcaactcaaattgctccttttgtaatgaccacccagaaacagttttGCATCtttttggcattgtatgcatgtaagaaaactgtggcaagacatcagtaggtttataattgaacacatttatgaagattttacactattgtggagagatgtactgtttggattctttacatacaatagaaataagcgGAATAATTTTTATGTAATTATTTTATGTATTCaattggccaaatttcatatacacaaatgtaaatttacaaacagaaaaccacattttcgtaccctacaaaaagatattgaactgtattttaagacggttaaatgctctactaacaaaaaagctgttagaattgtaagtatatgcatgtcccttaaggtccttgtgtaattgtaatgtgatattgaaccccctagctcgattgtctattgtttgtaatctatgtatgcttgtgttccctcatgtgctttatgtattgatttgttattttttttaaagagaaaaaagaaagaaaaaaaaagaaaagaaaaagataACGTCATGAACTTGCTGCTTTCTTACGCGCAATTCGCAAAACCCTCTCTTATTCAACCCTTCTCCTTCACAGCTCCAGTAGTGAATCGGTTTACTTCCGTAAATGCGCAGGCGCCAGAGATGCGATCAATCAGAGAAGTTCTCATGACGCGATAGCAGGGACAGCTGCAAAATATCTCAGGTAGGTGGGCGCACTGGGCGGGGTCGTCGAATGGCATCCCTTGACTCAATGTTGTTATTTACaatgttacagtactatatttaGAAGGATAGGAATGAGCAGTGGAGCTGGCTTTGCTTTTCTCCCTTGTATAAGCAGCTTCATGATGATAGCGATGCTCTGCCATTATAGGTTGCAGACTGCACTGCATGGGTAGAGAGACGCATTGTCGGTGATGATCAGGGAAGATAATGTATTTGGACACGCTATGTAAATGAAATAAATGTCTGTCATCAAAGACTGCTATTTACTTTAGATAAGGATGCATTAGGTTGACATGGGATGAAAATCTCAAGTCCCTACTGGCATTAGCAGCTACACCGCATCACCCCATGTCATCACTACATCTTTTGTTATGAGGCTGATGTCAACAGAACAGAGGGCTAGAGTTGCCTTGCTTTGAAATGTCAAACAAGCATGATGATACATTTTAGGGTTTTACAATTATGCATGGTTGCAAAGCTGTCAATGATACAATAGAGGTAATTCATTAAAATGTATGTTTGTATTATGCCATTCCAAACATTGATTGTGTCATAATTTATTTCAGGGCAATGTCAAGAAATATCCCATATTCTCATATCTAATAATATGGGTAAACATGGGTTCCCTGTTGTGTAGGTTATGGATCATTTATAATGGCACACCTGGTTGTGCTTGATGTTTATGCAGTACTACTGTACAGTAATGCAAAATCATCGGTATTAGTATTGTAAATATGTTTCACCATCCCAAATTAAAATGAGTAGACAATAGATATGAAAAGACTACCAAATCCCCGCGCTAAAAATGTGGATCACATTGAAATCTGAATTATGTTGAATAATCTGAAGGAATCATGATTACTGAACTgtaaaacacatttcagttgaaggcattcattggtacaattgactaggtatccccctttcccttactCATACAGAATGGCTTATACACACACTCAACTTCCCTCttgagttgccttggaaacagaCCTGCATCTTACCACAGGCAGTATTGTATTATACACATTTGTGACGGTTATTCTAGTTTGAATGAACGCTACAGCCTCTCACTGCGTGGGATTCTATTCTATGTATCCCTAAATgctgtattatttttttttttgcagcaaAATGGCAGTGGAGAAGCGCTTGGCATTCTCTATTGTGCAGTTTCTGCGAGATCAAACTCACTGTGGCGCTTTGAATTCCGATGAGCAGGAAAGCCTCGAAGGTAGATCAGCTTAGGATCGCTGTCCGATCACAACGTTTCTTAAAACCGCTTATGAAAATACTGTACCCTGCTCTCTCCAATTCAGGGATTTGTTAACTTTGTTGGTGACTCAGTTGTGGGTGGACTACAATAACATGTGCACTATGTCTTCTTATCAAATAGACCCAcagataactgccaaaataaaagaaACACCTACATAAATTGTcataatagggtgttgggccaagacgagccaccagaacagcttcaatataatgaccacccagaactctcttggagggatgcgacagcattcttccacaagaaactccatcatttggtgttttgttgatggtggtagaAAACGCTATCTCAGccaccactccagaatctcccataaataTTCAATTGGGttaagatctggtgactgagacaaacacacacaacaacgACTTTAAAACACCCTATTCTCCTTTGAGaccactctttcaaagtcactgagatctcttcttcgaGCCATGGTAGCCACagtaatgggcaactgggcatttttatacatgatgCCTAATCATgggatgggatgttaattgcttaattaactcaagaaccatacctgtgtggaagcacctgctttcaatatataATTTGCATCCTTCATTTAcgcaagtgtttcctttattttggcagttacctgtataacAATAAAATGAACAGCTCAGTGTTGACTATTGTGTTATTACAACACACTTTTTTCCCCTTGTAGTTGCAATACAATGTTTGGAGACCACCTTCAAGATCAACTCCAGTGACTGTCATCTCGCAGCACCACAACCTCTCACTGAAATTTTCCTCAATTCTCTCCTCAAGGTGGGgttactctctgattctctaccTTATCTCAAACTCTTTTACCTTAACTACAACATTAACGTGTCTGTGTGCAGTTCATCAATCATTCTCAAATCAGTAACCTCACAATCAGTAAACTAAGATGATGTATAATGTATATTAGGCATGATTGATATCTTACTTTATCTGTCAATTGTATTTTCCTCAGAATGACCAGCATAACCCGGTGCCACCAGAGACGTCCCCATCACCAGAAGACACCGAGAGGGCAGAACAACTGAAGAATGAAGGTACCTGGCACTGGTTTAATATGTAGTGTAGACGTATGATGAATACACTTTGGATGAGTGCAAACTCAGTTTAAGTGCACTTCCGTTTTCCTTCCGATTGACATTGTTTTGTAATGTTGTCGTAAAATCTGATATTAGACGTAACCTGATTATCAGGCTGAACATTTTCAGGGAATAATCACATGAAAGAGGAGAACTACAGCTGTGCGGTGGAATGCTACTCAAAAGCCATCAATCTGGACCTCCGAAACGCTGTCTACTACTGTAACAGGTACACACAACCGCTTCTGAAATGGAGAAGTATCAACACTGTATTCAAATGagaaatatataacacaacacCTAAATTATGTCTGTATCTATTGTGTTTTTATACCAACTATATTGGTAATTATTGTGTACAACTGTGACAATAACTCATGTTATTCTTGTACTATACATAGATAATGCAGTCACAGTTACAGCACTGTCTGAGCTGAAAGACACAGTGGCATACACATCTGGTGAACCAGACTACTAGACAGGCACACAGCTGCTGCAGCCTTTGCATGTGCCTGCCTTATTGATCTGAGTGCAAATAAATAAATCTGAGCGTctggctgctgctgttgttgtcatCACCGCAGGGCTGCCGCCCACAGTAGACTGGGTAACTACACAGAAGCAACGGGGGACTGTGAGAGGGCCATAGGGATAGACCCCAGCTACAGTAAAGCCTATGGGAGAATGGGGTGAGTTCGACATGGGAGAGTAGTGGAAATGTTGTTTACAATGTCTAGTCATGTATCATTTGAGGAATATGGTATTGCTTTTTGGAACTTTGTTTACAGAGCAATAGCAGTATCTGATGATAATGCAAGAATTTGGCTTGAAAATAGCTATTGTTTTGCTCTGGAGTTAAATTTACTGCACTTCTCCAATGTCTCTTATTCCCTGTGTGTCTCTAGATTGGCATTTACTGCTATGAATAAGTATCCAGAGGCCATCTCCTACTTTAAGAAAGCTCTGGTGTTAGATCCAGAGAACGACACCTACAAATCCAACCTGAAGATTGCTGAGCAGAAGCAAACAGAGGCAGTCAGTCCTGTAAGTAGTGCTGTTTTACCTCCTTGTGTGATTTCATATCTGAAGGTCAATCTAAAAAAAACACATGTAATAATATATCATTACTCCCCTACAAATACTGTCACTACAGCTCCAATA
This region of Oncorhynchus masou masou isolate Uvic2021 chromosome 8, UVic_Omas_1.1, whole genome shotgun sequence genomic DNA includes:
- the LOC135544660 gene encoding small glutamine-rich tetratricopeptide repeat-containing protein beta-like, producing the protein MAVEKRLAFSIVQFLRDQTHCGALNSDEQESLEVAIQCLETTFKINSSDCHLAAPQPLTEIFLNSLLKNDQHNPVPPETSPSPEDTERAEQLKNEGNNHMKEENYSCAVECYSKAINLDLRNAVYYCNRAAAHSRLGNYTEATGDCERAIGIDPSYSKAYGRMGLAFTAMNKYPEAISYFKKALVLDPENDTYKSNLKIAEQKQTEAVSPIATGLGFDMASLINNPAFISMAASVMQNQQVQQLMSGMMSNAVGGPAAGVGGLLDISSLIEAGQQFAQQIQHQNPELIEQLRNHIRSRSFSGSAEEHS